CTCGCCTCATAACCACCCCAAGCTACAGCAGTTGTGGCTGAAGGCGCACTACGTAGAGGCCGAGAAGTTACGCGGCCGGCCCCTGGGTGCGGTGGGCAAATATCGCGTGCGCCGAAAATTCCCACTGCCGCGCACGATCTGGGACGGCGAGGAGACCAGCTACTGCTTCAAGGAGAAGTCGCGGGGCGTGCTGCGGGAGTGGTACGCGCACAACCCCTACCCCTCGCCACGTGAGAAACGGGAGCTGGCCGAGGCCACCGGCCTCACCACCACCCAGGTCAGCAACTGGTTTAAGAACCGGAGGCAGAGAGACCGGGCCGCCGAAGCCAAGGAAAGGTACGCGACGCGCTTCCCGGGGCTCGGGCTACCCCGGGAAGCAGTCCCTTCCTCTCCGCCCCTTCCCGTCCCCGCAGGCACCCGCCACCGCGCCCTCGCCGCCGGCCGGAGCCCGTCCGCGGGGCGGCGCCCCGGCCTTCGCGGCGCTGCAGGGAGAGTTGGTGAACTCTGAGATCGCTTGCTAAGGATAGGGCCACCAGTTCTCCGAGCCGCCCGCGCGTGGCTTCCTTGGGGTGGGGATCCTGGGAAACATTGGCGCTAGGTTTGTTTTTCCTGCCTCGCTGGCTGGCTGAGGCGAGGAGCCGACGGGATGGAGAGGCAGCTTtggtcaaagagagggaaagTGTTGATTTGGCATCGCGGGGAAGGGGGTTCAGTGGGGCGCTGAGGGGGCGAACCTCTCTCCTTTGGCTCCCGCAGGAGTGGAGCTGGGCCGCTCGGTGCCCGGCTCTTCTTCTGGTCGCCCGCTTCATTCCGTACTTAGTTGGACAAAGGGCCAAACCTTTCAAAAGAAATCCCCAGAGAACAGACTTCGGGGAGAGTCTGCGCTGCATTTGTTCCCCGGTATCCCAAGCCCAGGACGCAGTACTCCGCGCCCGGCTCCCTCGCGCGTGACCCAGTTGTCGCGGCCCGTGTGTCTGTCTGTCAGTCGTTTTGTCCCGCGGACCGCGCCGCGGTCCTGGGTAAAGAAGCGGTCGTTAGTCGCAGACTTCTTTCACCCTGGACCTCAGCAggcaatgcaaaaacaaaacaactgttTTTGCCTTCTCTCCGACGCCAATATCTCCGGCCACCTGGCCCGACTCTTGCCGGTTGGCTGTGGCATCTCCGACCCAGATTCGGAAAAGCGCGGGGGCAGCGGCCGCGGGGAGAGCGCTCCGGGGGGCGCAGAACCCGAGCGCTCGGCCGGGGGTGCTTTCCTTTGTTCGCTTGCGAGCCCTGGGGCCAAAGATCGCGCCTCCTTGTTCCCTTCTGGGTGGAAATGCATAGAACCTGGATCAATTCAACCGCTCTAGGCTGTCTGGGGGCTGAGACtgtgagaaagggagaaggaggcaGGCGCTGGGGCTGGGTAGGACGGAGAAGCAGCCCCGAGAAGGCGGAAGCGACAAGGGCAGCGAAATCCTGAAGTTAAGCGGGACGAAGCGTGGGTTGGGACACACGTCTCGGTGCGTCTGTCCCAACCTCGGGTGCTCGCACGCGGTACCCGGCCGCGAAGTTTCCCCTGCCAGGAAAGGAATCTGCAGGTGTAGATGCAGGTGGGGAGTTGTAAGAGGGGGTTGTGAATGGGCCAGGGATTGAGCGAGAAACACCGGCAGAGGCTGTTCGGTTCCAGTGAAGGTTTTAGTTACACAACGGCTGTCCCATAAGCCAGGCCCGAGGGTCCGCTCCCTGATGAAATAGGAGAGACTGGCCTGGCTCCCTGTGTTTACCCAGGTCACTGGGCCGCTCTGGGCACCACTTCCCATGACCTGTCCTGTGTTTCGAAAACCACAACCTCCGGGCAGCACCAGGGAAACGACGCTAAATTACTTCCTCAGATGGGATCAGGGCGATGGGCTTGGCTCACCCCAAACCCTTGTGCATTGGGTGCTATGTTTGTCCCGTGATAATTTTCTTCCTTACCAGCAACGGTTTGTTGAAAGATTTTCAAGCTTAGTTATTTTTAAACATGAGGCTAATTTGTAGGTACTTTTAAATAACTGattgaatgaaattttaaaaataatttttgtttccaaTGAGCCTTGCTTAGCTGGCTCTCTGAAATCTAGAAGGGCACACAGACTTCTGCGTGGATTCCCGCTGCTCCCTTCTCCTCTACCTCCTTCTCACCTCCCCCATGACCCTTGGGGATGGGTGGGAGGGCAGAGCTCCTCCATTTGGTTCGGTGACAGATTGCACAATGGCCCTTTCCTCCTtccagctctcctccctccctctcacactttttttaaaaccttttttccccctttaaccatatGGTGTTGTCCTCTATTTCTTAGGGAGAACACTGAAAACAATAACTCCTCCTCCAACAAGCAAAATCAACTCTCTCCTCTGGAAGGGGGCAAGCCGCTCATGTCCAGCTCAGAAGAGGAATTCTCGCCTCCCCAAAGTCCAGACCAGAACTCGGTCCTGCTGCTGCAGGGCAATATGGGCCACTCCAGGAGCTCAAACTATTCTCTCCCCGGCTTAACCGCCTCGCAGCCTGGCCACAGCCTGCAGGCCCACCCGCATCAGCTTCAGGACTCCCTGCTCGGTCCCCTCACCTCCAGTCTGGTGGACTTGGGATCCTAAAGGGGGGAGGGACTGGGTCTTCACAGGGATGGTTGGAGCAGCAGCCTACTGCAGCAACTAGGGACACTTGTAAATAGAAatcaggaactttttttttttttttttgcagcttgtTTCTGGGGTTCTTTGCGCATAAAGGAATGGTGGATTTTCATGAATAcctttttgaaaaatcaaaagacaatgaTCTCAAGATTAGTTGTCCTCTTCTCTTTTTGACTTTTCCCACTTTTCCATTTCCCCTCTCAGTGCAGAGATGGGGGGGGgaacccaaacaaaacaaaaatacccaGTCACCCAGTCCTGGTTCTGGGCAACCAGTGTGCCCATTCGGTagcctttctttttgcttttaaatggaTGGGAATTACAAATAAACTGAatttcaattctttctttttaatttatttatgaagcagtgtagagaagaggaaagagaaatgggaaaaaagagagagagagaagtcaaaATAGCAAAAAGGAGAGTCTCTGGTCTGGGAGGAACTGGTTGCATTCTAACATGAATAGGAAAATTGTGATTTCGCAACTTTTTTGATGGGGAGAAAATTAAGTTTACATTTTTCATATCTAGTGTTAAACAATTTATGTAGATTAAAATGCAAGTACAGTattaggggggaaaaaaaccaaGTGCCCAAATGTCTTAATGCTCTCTATGTGAGGcaattagaaatagaaatgacCATTAGTGATATGACTATTTTTGTCAAATTTAGTggggttttttggttgttgtttgttttcttgggttttttttaatggcaGGCTTTTAAAATGcaccaatgtgaaaaaaaaaaacttttccagaATGCCATTACTTCTCATGCCCTCGAAGCTTTCAAATCTGTAGCCTATTCCTGTTTCTCCTGTTCCTAGTTTCTGGGTTGCAAAGTATGCCGACAAATCTGGCAACCTGGTATTTGTTACCAAAACAGCATGTGTTTTCAGGTTTCTTTTCTATTGTACCTAAATCAGTCTAAATTAAAACTTAGTCAAATACCAGGAGTAtgatgattctgtttctgaaAGGTGAGTGGTGTACTGATGTTACTGGGCCctattttttccccctaaataaCAGTTTTCTTGCTTTCTTACTTAAGGGTGGTTCTGAACTGCAGGTTACTTTGAAGGCTATCATCTGAGAGTAATGAATGGGTTTATTAAATGACAGGAAAGGAGTGAATTTAGCTTTagggtatttattttttattatttagataTGCAGTATTGTTTACCACTAGCTCTTCTCCACAGCATTCATACGTTAACCCAGCTTTTACATGTTAGGAAGTTTAGGACAAGACTGTGAAAGTAGAATAATTGATCAGCTTGGAAAGAAAAAGGGAACTGGAACAAGATAGCAACATCGTGAATTAATCTGTACaaacagagagcagagcagaaggcCAGGAGTTCACTGCGCTGCTGCTGGTTAGTGTCCAGAAAAAATCCCAGTAACTGTGTAGGCTCCATATTATTTTTGCTTGGGGCAAAAATGATGTATCTCCTGTGTTGAGCTTCTAAAATTAGTGAAAGAAATggcattatttattaaaattctacTCAGGATAACAGGATTggtttgcttgtgctttgtaaATTATTGTACCCCAGGGAGAGTCTATTTATTTTCTGACATGACAGTTTCACAATTTTGATTTTTCCCCATCCATAAGTGTCACCATTAATACACTCACTTATTTCTTAGTTTTCCATCGTTCCTGTCCTGATCTAGCAGCCGGAGATGTGCATGGGGAGTTAAGGCCTTCCCATTATGAGCAGtctttttataaaagaaactGTCAAATGGCTTTGACTCATTCAAGGGAGAAAGGGCACCGGTTACTGTACTTAACTGTAGTCACTTTGACTTATAAAGTCATTTTCCCCCCTTGGTGATAGACAGATGTGCACACAGCTGCTCAGAGACCATCATTTGGGTTGGGAGCTCAGGGTCCCAATCTCCCTTGTTAGTGTTTTGGCTCATTAAGTTGGTGTTTATTTAAGTCACTAGGGTGTTTATTCTCCACGTCTTGGGCCACGGAGAAATGCCACCCTCTGCAGGAAGGGCTCTCACAGGGGATCTGCACATTCTTCACGTTCAGTCCCCAAAACAAACACCCTGCACAAAGATAGCTTTCAATGACCCTGACAGGCTTCAAAGGACACCGCGGAAATCTCCCTGGAAAATAAGGAAGGGCCAATTACTTTAATTTCTTACATGCCCTCTCTTCCTAACCCGGTCAATAactccccaaccccccaccccccccccacccccgccccatccAGCTTCACTCAGTATAACTTTAGACTCATGCAAGTTCTATCGACCACAGCACCCCAGACCACTTCCTGCTCCCTCCTTTGGTGAATCTTGGAAATGTCTACATATCTGGCCAGGAGCCGAACCTGGCCGGTCCTGTTAAAACCCCGGTGATTACTGCTTGTAAACTCATTAAAAGGACAATTTTCTGTCACAGCCATAAACTCTGTAAAATTCCTGGCACTCGGTCTAGAACGCACAGATTCCAGCTGTGTTTAATAAGAAATTGCACAATATGAATCCGCCATCCTCTGCTCAGCCTGGCTAAACGAGGGACAAAGCAGGAGGCGCGAGGAAGGAATTGCTTTGAGGGTTTTTGGCCATCATTTTAGAGCGATTATTTGGAGAGAACTAACCATATCTTTTTTCCTCGAGGAAATCTTTGAGGATCAACTGTTCAGGGACCTCCAATTTGCCTTCTTGGGCGCTGCAGTTTCACTGAATCAAAAGCTGCTTTTCGTTTCTCTTCAGATTTCATAACTTTAGCCAAAAGTAATGAACAAGAGCTTATTATAAATAAAGCGTTTTAAGGACGAAACCTTACTGTAATTTgccaaatgaaatgaatgaaaaagaaagctcGGGCGCTATTTTGACGTTTTAAATCCGAGCACGGGATTGCTCGGGTGCCGCTGTTTGCTCTCTTTGACCTCTTGTAAGAATGAAGCTTCTTAAATACGCGGGGCCGAAGGGCTGGGTCCGCGGTTCCGCAGAGTTTTTTCGGCTTACAAAGTGCGGACTCATTTGCTCCAAGACCCTGGTGAGCTGCGAGCAGAGCAGAAGGCACCGCCGGGGCTCGTCCCCTCTGGTCTCCAACGTTTTCTCGCGGCAAGGACAGCTTGATCTTGACCCCGAGAAGGAATGAAAGCTGCCGGGAGGAGGCGATGGCGTTGGCGTTCACCGGCGAGAACTGAGTTTGCTGAACAGCGACCCTTCTTAAGCCGCTCTCCCCGGCGCCCGGAGAGCCAGTCGGGCGCCTGGCCCCGGGCCCGCGCCCAGCGCTTCTTCCTCCCGCGCTCCCGCTGCTGCGTCGGTGGCTGCGGCCGCCCGCGGCTTCCTTCCCACCGCTCACCCGCCCGAGGTCTCTGGGCAAGACTGCAGGGCAGGACTCCAGATGGAGGTGCCAGAGGTCCCCGTTCTGCCCTTCTGCGGCTGCAGAGGGTTGGGGCCGTTTCTTCTGCCACCCGCAGGTACCCTTCGAAGGAGCCAGGAGACCCGACGCCGCTGCTGTCTGCTCCCGGGCCCCGGCGGGGATTCCTCGTTCCCGGTTCACAGACCCGCGCGCCCCTTCTCCGCACCCGGATCGCGGCGCAGACCCAGGCACCGCGTTTGCCGTCTGGGCCCCGCGCAGCGCGCTAGGCATGCCTCAGAAGACCAGGGCAGGGGAGGACGGCGCGGTCCGAACTTCGCGCGACGTTGCAGCAGCCGGCACGGGTAACCCGGAGCCACCGCGTAGGCCCAGACCCCGGTCGCCATCTTCGAGGCGGGGAGCTAAGCTCCGAGCCAGGCACGTGAGCGGCGCTGGACGCAGGACTCCCGGGTTGGGCCAGGCCTGGAGCCGCGGGCTAAAGCTGTCCGGTGCTTCTGCAGAGCCCCGGGCGGCGCCGCGGGTGTGAGCGCTCCCTGGTTGTCAGGAGCCGCGCTGGATCCCAGGGCAGCCAGCTCAGGCCTCGGGTCCTGCTCCTGCGGCCGCTCCTGCTTCAGACATGGCGCGTCTCTTGCTGGGCCTTGGCCCTGACTCCCGCGCCTGGACTCTTCCCCCGCAAGTTAGACAGAGAGGTGTCGGGCAGAGAGGGTGCTCCTTCTCGGGCGTGCCGCTGGAGTCCCCGGGACCCCGGACAGAGGCTCGGGCTCCAGGAGCCTCTGGCAGGGCGGAGCATCTCCTTCTGGGTGGCATCGGGTCGGGTGCTTCCGTCCGAGATGAGCATGGGCCTGTCTTCCCCATTCGCCTCCGGAGGCCCTGCGGAAGGCACCGGTCGAGGCCGTGCTTGGGTCGGCCTGTGGCCGGGCACATTGTGCCCGGCTTTGTGGTGATGACAGTGTCGGGTGGGTCAGGGTTGAGGTGAGTGAAGTCGCTGGTGGCCAACCTACTCTCTCCGTGCCCGCTCTTCTTTTTCTGAGCTTTCCCAGGAGTGGAGGGCCCCAAAACCAACTCCAGGTTACTGCCTCCAGCAGCCGGAAGGCTGCAAGGCTAGCGACGGTGCCCACCTCACCCCAGAGGGGCGACTGGCAACGAGCTTACCCGAAGGTCCAGCCGCTTATCCTGGGTGCACTTGGCGGGTCTGCGCGTCCTTAGCCAGGTGGGGAATTCTGAGCCCCCTCAAAGTCGAGGTGACTGCCCCCTCTGCCAAGTCTGGTTGAATCCAGTAACTGCCCCCCTGACAGGTTCTCTAAAGGGAAAGGGTCAGATAAGAGATTGGTGATCCaggtaggaaagaaaagaatcaaaagtgtgggcgagtttttttttttactaatcgTCTACCCAGAAAAAGCGCTGCCCTGGAAAGGCCGCTTTTCCCCCGGCGTTTTATTTAAACCGTGTACACGCACATACAACTTCGTTCCAACGGATGAAATTGGAAACCTGTTCTCCCACTGAGGATGACAATCAGTGTTTTCCACGCCGTGGCCCGTTCAGACAGTGAGAAACAACACTGCAGtagcatttaaaaacaaaaatagggaGACTGCTGGCGGCGCGTGGACCCCGTCTCTTCCTAATTAGACTTTGAGCTTCTCTGCTTTTAACTTGTTAATAGACAGCTGAGACTACCGCTTTCAGCAGGTAGAACACAACCACCTTAAAGTTTGCTCCCTAATATTGTTTTGCTACCTAggattctcctttctcctcccaccTTTTGGGAAAGTGCTCactaattgttttctttttgccataAAGTTAAAATCACACTGTTTTTCTGTGACCaaacagggaaatgcaaaaggaaaaacaaacaaaaatagaaaacataaaaccaaaacccaaacaatattatttttgaaagagaaaaaagttaacTTGAGAGTTAACACACTTAAAAGTGTACCTAGCGTAGCTACTCAACTGGAATTAAAATACTATTAGGTGATATTGACTGCTCTCCCTTCTTCACTGCGATTAGTGGTTCTATTAAAAAAGACTGGTAGATAAATAGACATGTAGACAGATTCTAGCCCTGTACTTACGATCAGGAGGCATGGAAATGTATATCATCTCCCTCCATCTGATATTCTGTCCTCCCACTTTCCCTAATTTAGAAGTTAAATTTTTTAGGTGACTAAGATCCATAGACTCAAGTAGAAACACTCGTGGCTTAATACAAggcaaaattattttagtttggGATTTTAAATACATTACAGTTTACAAAATGGCATGGTTTATTTATAATAGAAACTTTTTTTGTAAGGGGAAGAGGTGTTTGAGGGTGGTTCAGGAGTTGATTTGTATACATGTGGATATCAAAGGAAACTACAgtcttataatatatattttcactgACACAAGCCATTAAATAAGTTTCTCATAGATTCTTAAAGAACACTGAAATAGAGCTGGTATGGCAGCATCCCTGACAGAAAGCCTGCAGGATGCAGTCAGCAAACCTGACTTTCTAGGTGCTCTTTTCTTTACATTTAGTATTTTTCACAAACTGAACtatcagcttttgtttgtttgttttgccccAAGGCATGGTGATAACTCCTTTGCAACCCTTCATTTCTAATTTGAGTTCCCAGTTATCCAAAAGGTCTAAATAGCAGGAAAAGGCAAAGGGACTGTGAAGAAAATAACAAACCCAACCAAACCCACATAGCTATGATGACATCTTTGGTTGGCCCTCATGCAGATATTATATTTAAATGGTAAGCATCTGCATACAGTAACTTTCTCCTTAACttttgcaggttttttttttggtggtggtatTGGTGGGGACTCCAATGGTTGGTGAAGAGGATGAGCTcacagtgttaaaaaaaaaaaaaaggtacattttGAGGGTGAAAGGATAGTTTATAATACTctgcaaaagaaaattttaccACTAAGTCAAAGATGTATTTATAAGAAAGACAACATTAGCTCTGAACTTATTTAGAATGCAGTGAATGTGGAAATGGATaacagccccccccccctttaaagTAAGCTAGATAGAAGGTCAATGCGTCTTAGTATCTatgaattgaaaaataatatttaaacaatTGAAGCCTTGTCTGTTCTTCAGATATGTGTGGTGAATATTTTCTATGCTTTGCTGATGCTATATAAACATAGCATGCTTCCTCCTAAAGTCAAGTTCTTGATTTTAATTGAAGAATAATATTGCTCAGGGCTCTACCTCTGAGTACAAATAGCTAATCTAAGAAAATCAGTTCTAGGAATCTGGAGCCAATGgctattttgaaaataaacagacaaaatctTCACAAAATGAGGCTAGGAGGATTACTTTACATACAGCACATCTCCTGATATCTCACCCAAAACAATCCTTCATGGAAAAACTAAAAAGCAGAGAATGACAATACAGGATCCttatcataattttatttaaaaaaaaaaagtctgatttAAGGGTCTCAACTTGTCCTGATTAACTTTTTGAACATTAGTATATCTTAGAAGCAAATTTgcatgcatttcttttccccctctagTTTCTTGATTTTCTAGGGAGGGGAAAGTGATGTAGGGAATGGAACagtagaataaaatagaaaataaaggtacaattttaaaattgcattataaTGTTTAATAAGTAGTAGTTAatagccac
This genomic stretch from Tamandua tetradactyla isolate mTamTet1 chromosome 12, mTamTet1.pri, whole genome shotgun sequence harbors:
- the SIX1 gene encoding homeobox protein SIX1 produces the protein MSMLPSFGFTQEQVACVCEVLQQGGNLERLGRFLWSLPACDHLHKNESVLKAKAVVAFHRGNFRELYKILESHQFSPHNHPKLQQLWLKAHYVEAEKLRGRPLGAVGKYRVRRKFPLPRTIWDGEETSYCFKEKSRGVLREWYAHNPYPSPREKRELAEATGLTTTQVSNWFKNRRQRDRAAEAKERENTENNNSSSNKQNQLSPLEGGKPLMSSSEEEFSPPQSPDQNSVLLLQGNMGHSRSSNYSLPGLTASQPGHSLQAHPHQLQDSLLGPLTSSLVDLGS